The genomic stretch TCCTGAAACAGTATCTATTCATCTGCCTGTCAGTTCACAGTGAGCTACACAGAATAATCGTGTCTTCACTAGTTCATACCTCGTACTTCATATCCATAACCTGGATCAAGCTGTCACGCCCTTAAAGACCGCCAGCACGGATCCCagttcccacccccaccaccacccacccccaccaccaccaccaccatcaccaatgCTCTAGTTAGAGATCTTGCGAGTCTCCggtttacaaacaaacaaacaaacaaaaaacaaaaacaaaaaaccaaaaggatcCAGTTCTGATTGGCTAAActaggaagagggacagagacatcatcaaatgagaaaaatagagGTCCCCTTTGCCCCGCCCCTGTCTTAGTCTCCACCCTAAAATCCTAGCAACTGGGTTGTTTGACTGCCCCCAACTCTCCCCAGGCAGCGGCCCGGGGTTGCTATGGAGACAGGAAGCTTGCAACAGGTAGGTGCAGTAGAACCCAGAAAGTGATTGCTTACGGTATCGGTATCGCAACAAAGCCTGCTTCCTCCATCCACATCTTCAACTCTCCCCTCAGCTGGCCTTTCGCCCCTTGACGCCTATGGAAAATCCTACTTCTCTgaatcaagaagaaaacaaagagacgGAGGAGTCAGAGAGGCCATGGCAAGGAGAGTCAGAATCTTCTCCCCGGGATCCCGATCCCCCATCACCTAAGTACCAGGAAGAGGAGCATAGGTCAGAAACTGAACCCCCACCCAGAATGAGCCCCTCTTGGGGCCGCCAGTCTAGGGCGAGCCTGTCTCCGGGAGGCATCACCGCGGAACCAGGAGTGTCACCCTCCCCTCCTTCGCCTCCTCCGGAGTCTCATTTGACTCCTCACATGACTGCAACTATTCAAGATCCCGATGCCTCCTCACAGGTAGAGAGGTCCCATAGTGGGACTCCTGACACGGGGACACCTCATTCTGATCCCAGGGAACCGTATTCTGCCGCAAGACAGTCAACTCACTACGCAAGGCGAACAGAGAAAAGCGCCCTCTCGCAATGTCAGGCACCCCAATCTGACCTGTGTGGACCAGGGGGTGCCAGCCATGACCAGTCCAAGCAAAAAGGGCTGAGATTTGACCTTTTACACGAGGAAGAGTCGAACAGTAACTGTGACCCAGACCAGCCTGAGTTTGGGGCCAATGAAGCAGCCCCCAGTGTGCTTGATGTGGCTGTGCAGAACGCAAAGGCGTACCTGCTGGGTACTAGCACCAAGTCTGGCTTAAATCTGTAAGTATCACAAGGGGTTGGGGCTGAGGCAAGTTTGACCACAAGGGGTAGGGACAGAGTGAAGTGAGTCTCTCTGTGAAAATATGTTGGAggtgaaagaaaatagaattaggAAGGAACTCATTTGAAAGAGAAagttgagccaggtgtggtggcacacgcctttaatcccagcactccagaggcagaggtagagggatcgatgtgagttcaaggccagcctagtccaggacagccaaggctacacagagaaaccctgtctcaaaaagcaaaaaaataaaaaaataagaataagaagaagaaggagaaagaggaggagggaagaaagaaagaagtaaggaaagaaagaaagagaaagttacTGAGTTTGGTAGCATAAACATTTAAGCCCAGGGcctggaaggggaagaagaggccagcctggtctacacagcaagttctaggtcagccagggaaacagagtcagatgctatctcaaaagatggaggagagggaTAACAAAAGTGAGTTAGTGAGATAACTGCACCTAACACTTAAATCTGGGCCATTGGTGATGATTCTTTAGGTCTTTGAAGACCTAGTCACACAATTTGGTTGTTTGGGGGATTTTGGTGTTGTTGTTCGGTTGGTTTATTCATGACTTGGGGGAGATTGTAATGTCATGAAATCTAAGCACGCACCCAGGATGCTTGTTAAATATAATTTCCTAGAGCAACAGAGTGCTTTCTTGTCAACATTTGAGGACCTGTGGAGTTTGATTTTATGTTCATTCCCGGGTCAATACTGGGGTGACCATCCATACTGGGTTTGTTAGAACTGTGCTAAGATTTGAGCACTGAAAGGTCTACATCATGTATTCTATGGGAACCCAGAAAAACAGGCCACTTTAAAAACATGCTAGAGCTCTCTTTTAAAACTTCGGTAACCCAGGTACGTACTCTGATATCTTGTTGCAGTTTTCATATGAGAACTCATAATAGTATAGGTTTCTAGACATCCTTGCTTCCAGGTTTGTATAATCATAGAAGAACTGTGTGTCCAGAAACAGTTTCAGAAAACATCAAATGGagtcaggtgcagtggtgcaggcctataaacccagcactcactcggggaagcagaggcaggcagatctctgagtttgatgataacctggtctacaaagcgagtccacgacagccaaggctacacagagagacaacaaaaaccacaatcaaagaaaacatctaATGGGGGCTGAACAGACcatcagtggttgagagcactggccgctcttttCGAAaactcgggttcaattcctagctcaCAATTGTCACTCTGGTTTCAGGGGCTCTGAagtcctcttccagcctccctgGCGCCAGGCCCACACCAGctgcacagacttacatgcaggcaaaacacccatacacattttttaaaattaatgtaaaacaaaacatcaaatcgagtcttttttttttttttttttttttaatatgaaggaTCTGACTCAGAGACTCAAGGAGAACTTAATCTGCTTGGTTCTTAGTTTTGTCTCATTCCACCATCACTCTTCTCCAGTTGAAAGATGAGTAAATGGCGGCAGGAATTAGAGTTAACCACTGCATCACTCcaggttacaaaaaaaaaaatattttatttttaattagtatctgtgtgtgtgtgtgtgtgtgtgtgtgtgtgtgtgtgtgtgcttgtgaatgtgagtgcccttggaggccacaggcattggatcccatggatctgctatttattttaagtatttcttgTTTACTGGAAAAGCAGGAGGCAACTCAGGAGACGTTGATGAGATTGGAAACAGATTCTTAGGAGGCATGGGCTAGAGACCCTGCCATTATTTCCTCAtttgttcatccatccatcatccatccatgtatccaccatccatccatgtatccaccatccatccatgtatccaccatccatccatgtatccaccatccatccatgtatccaccATCATCCATgtatccaccatccatccatgtatccaccatccatccatgtatccaccatccatccatgtatccaccatccatccattcattcttaTTCTGTGATCAGTATTGCGCTATGACATAAGTATATAATAGTAAGCAAAGCCTATGCAGTCCCTGTCGAGCTGGTGCTTAAAAAGTACAGCCTGTCAGTTATGAACAAGGTGGAATTAATTGGTGGGAGGGTAAATGAAGTTCCTCTAATTTCATTGTGAACTAGAGAAGAACAAAATATTACAATCGCCACGTCAGAGAGAGTGCACACATCTAAAAATATTTGGGCTGTACAAATTGGCCTCGAGGTGGGAAAacggacacaaagttgggtgggtagggaaggggaGGATCTGGGCGATGGAGGTGAATAAAGTCAGAACATACACATTCCAAAGAATTGATGAAAAtagcttaaaacaaaagaaaaaaaaaaacaagtaatttgTCTTCAGTAGTATGtgtttagaaggcaatttgaaaTGCATTCTCTGGGGAGGTCTGAAAACATTACAgtaaatcatttctttaaaaacaagaccatgtcccctggatggggagacctggtggcactcagaggaaggatagcaggctaccaagaagagacttgataccctatgagcatataaagggggaggaagtccccctcagtcacagacataggggatgggagtaaagggaaaaatgggaaggagggaggaatgggaggatacaagggatgggataacaattgagatgtaatatgaacaaattaataaaatataaaaaataagatgttgggggcagctggagagagggctccgtggttaagagcattagttGCTCTTGTAAGAGACCAGGATTCCAGAgctagcacccacgtggtaggTCACAAACATCTGtcaactccagtgccaggggatccagtaacttctgacctcctcaggaaCCAGCAGGCAAACGGTACACATTTATATGTGCAAGCAAGACACTCacatatgttaaataaaataaatcttttatttaaaaaagttgTAGGTGCTCGAGAAATGGCATAACAATTTTAAGTGTGTATTGCTCTGTCAGAGCACTGGAGTTTGATTTCCAGCGCCCATATTGGGTAGCCCACAAGCACCTACAACTCAGATTCCAGAAGATCTGGCACATTCTAGATCTAGCTTGGGCACTTGAtttcacatgcacatattcacatgCATAGATATAActggaaacatctttaaatatatatataagatggTAAGAGCATAGCTTTTAAGGGAGTTAGCAGGATTTGGCTCTCTAATGATATTTGGTGAGAGAAAGGATGAGGAACAGAAAAGAATTTAAGGTAAGAGAGTGAAAAATGTTCTTCACTGATAATATATAGCTAAGAGATTCCAATTTCAGAAACGAAGTGTGAAAGTGGCTGATGTGCACTATGTATGTTGCTGCTGTGCTTTCATCTACTAAAATATCCACATCATATTAGAGGAATTAAATCTAGATTCTATCtggagtgattaaaaaaaataccttgacTTAAAAATCTCTTAAGATTCCAAAGTTGTTTAACTTCCCTAAAACCCAACTGAATTTGCatgcattttttttaagtgttcgtGTTGTACATGCTGTCTGGAATTTTTTGTCTGTGCAGATATGATCATCTGTCTAATGTGCTGTCCAAGGTCCTAGATGAGCGTCCTACAGATGCTGTTGACATCATTGAAAGTATAAGCCGAGATGTGAAAATGGCAcgttttaataaaaaattagataCGCTCCACAACGAAAACGAGATGCTTCCAGCATATGAAATAGCAGAGAAGCAGAAGGTGCTTTTCCTCCAGGGGCATTTGGAAGGAGCTGACTCAGAGCTGGAGGAGGAAATGGTAAGTGATGGCCAGCCATCTCAGTGCTGTTAAAGCACTGGCATCTCAGGGAAGAGTGGGGTTTGCTTCGTGAGCACGCCATCTTTATAGCTCTCGGGATAGTGGTAAGTGGTTTCCAACTTGATACTAATGAGCACTGGGCCTCAGGCATGGATGAGGTTTGTTTTACAAGCTTACCAACCATTTCTGAAGCTCTCTAAATAGCTCTGTAGGCCTGATTAActccaaactcacaaagatctacctacctctgtctcctaagtgctgggataaaaggtgtgaaccaccatggctggcttgaATTGTTATCATTAGTACTTATGAAGGGTTTTCCCTAAGAGTCAGACAGTAACTATCATATCCCCGAGGATAGTACACAATTGATGTAAGAAGCTGTGTTTGACAGAAGAATTGGAGTTTAGGGATTAACACAATTTGTACCTAGAAAGAAACAGTAGAGGAGAAAGTAAAGCTAGAATCAAGATACAGGCAAACATTCCTCTTATGGATAAAACTTTACCATGGATGTTTGTCTCCCTAGGCAGAAAGTGTGCTGCCTAATGTGATGGAATCGGCTTATTATTTTGAACAAGCTGGAGTTGGTCTGGGGACAGATGAGACGTACCGAGTATTCCTGGCTCTCAAGCAACTTACCGACACACACCCAATCCAAAGATGCCGCTTCTGGGGCAAGATCCTGGGTCTGGAAATGAATTATATTGTTGCTGAAGTGGAATTTCGTGatggtgaagaggaagaggagatgggagaggaaggggtAGCTGAGGAGAGGGACAATGAGGAGAGTGATGCTGGTGAAGGCGAGGAGGATGAACTGCCAAAGTCCTTGTATAAGGCCCCGCAGGCGATACCCAAGGAAGAAAGTAGAACAGGCACCAATAAGTATGTCTACTTTGTTTGCAATGAGCCTGGGAGGCCGTGGGTGAAGTTGCCGTCAGTTACTCCTGCTCAAATTGTTACTGCAAGGAAAATCAAGAAGTTTTTCACTGGGCGACTAGATGCGGCCATTGTAAGCTACCCACCCTTCCCAGGAAATGAGAGTAATTACTTAAGGGCACAAATTGCCCGGATTTCAGCAGGGACCCATGTTAGCCCTCTAGGATTCTATCAGTTtggtgaagaggaagaggaagaggaagaggcggAAGTGGGTCGCAGCAGCTATGAGGAAAACCCTGACTTTGAAGGCATCCAAGTGATTGACCTGGTGGAGTCTCTGGCCAACTGGGTTCATCATGTGCAGTACATTCTTCCTCAGGTAGGGGAGTATTCCGGTAGAACATAGGTAcagatttgtgtgtgttctgaaatTACTCTACttgttatattttcaatattGGCATGTATTAACCTTGtcaacatttcttttattctacTAGAATATATGAAACGTCTATGTAAAGAACACTAAAATATTATGacagaaacaaaacccagttTTGTACAGCTGTTATATAGACGCTCTTATACTAAGTACACTGCATATAATCAATTATGTATGTAAATACAGATGACTCAGTCCTCACCACAATCCCATGGGGGTTGCaggatttcatttatttttataatgaggGGTTGAGGCAAACATGTTGGAAGAAATATAAAAGCAGCCTTAGCTAATACATTGTAGTGAGATGTGAGACAAAGGGGCCAGAACCATTCTGTGACATATCTGGTGCATTCCTCTGACACAGGTAGAAAATCTTCCTCATACACCCATACAGAGAAGAGCTGCTCCTGAATGCTCTAGATACGTTATTACCTGAGAAATTACAACCCCACTCttatcacatttaaaattttgttactGATAACAATTAGCACTGGAAGGGAATACAAGAGAAGGTAGCAGGGGCTGAatctgatcaaaatacattatgtactTGTATGAGAATGCCCCAGGAAAACATCGTTTTGCTCAGTTactatatgctaataaaaaatgAATGCTAAAAAAGGTACCATGAAGGCCAGATATATAACATTATTAACCACCTCACGGGTGCCATTGTGGCAATGTCTTGGAACCATTTCTATTTTCGGAATGATCTATAAATAAGGAAGTATAGGGACTGAACATGGGTGCTCAGAAGGCTCGAGTCTGGTTCCCAGGATCTctatcagacagctcacaatgaTCTACAACTCAGCTTTAGGATACCTACtatcttcttctgacctccagggacacacacacacacacacacacacacacacacacacacacttgtgtcacacacacatactcacacacatggtTCTGATTATGCACCCCTGCCTAGCCTAGGACTTGCTATAAACACCAGGCTagcttgaacttgcagagatctgcctgcctccgtctcctcagtgccgggattaaatgtgtgtgccactgtgcctggccttaatgatacaattttaaaatgctaaatggTCTTAAAACCTCCCTGATCATTTCTAATCTAAAATAACGTATCAATAAAATCAATTAGAACAGttcaaaagaaactaaaaagtaaaaaatgattttaaatcatcatttattttatttatatacaatattACAAACTAGTACACTGTTCTACTATCATTTGCACCAATTTTTCTGCCTATTTTAAAGCACTCACAGACTTTCAAGTTCTGTAATTCCAAGAAATAGAAAATCGCTGAAATAACTAGTACAGATTTATTGTTTTTCCCAAAGAAACCCAGATGGAAATAATACTTGGTAAAAGTATCAGACTGtataagctgagtgtggtggtatgTGTCACCCACCCCATCATtctgaaagctgaggcaggaggatcatataGAGTAACTGTGTCAGAATAGTTGACAGATTTCCCCTACAGAGAAGCCTCATCTTGACAACCACCAACCAATATGAATATTCTGAGATTTGTAAGGGTCTCATTCATACATTAAACCTTGCAATATTCATCTCCAGGGTCGCTGTCATTGGTTCAACCCTCTAcagaaaaatgaggaagaggaagaagaagatgaagaaaaaggagaagagactGACTACATAGAACCAGAAGTGGGGCCTCCTCTCTTGACACCGCTCTCTGAAGACTTAGGTAACTACACACAACTGGTAACAAAGGACTCAAaaattacacacatgtacacactcacacattacaCACATTGTGTGTTAAATATGCCACCATTGGTGACTCTAAGGAGTGAGCAGGGAATTAAATCtcatcccttccctccttcctaggTTCTGGAAGGTTCTCAAAGGGAGTAAAGAATGCTTTTGACTATAGTAACATGCTTTGAAAGAGGCTGAAGGAGCAATGCACAGGGGAAGCATAAAACTGGAAAGATTGGCATCACTCTGGCCTTACTTTCTGTACACCGCACATGGCACAGCTACAGTAAAATATCAGATGAGGCCAATAGTTGCCTTTTATCTACGTTTGTCTCTATATTGTCTCTTCCTAATTCTGTTTCACTTGCAACTCTTATTAGTCTCTCCCATAGTAATGGCTGGCCTTTCCTTGCTTATCTTATCATACTGTTCTCCTCTCCTTTAGTCCCTGTTGCAAAAAGGTTTATACATagttatatttttgttatatatttatacatatgtacatctGTATCTGTACATGCTTAAAGTTGTATTGGTCCAGAACATCCATAAAATACTCTCTTGAATTTTACATCAAGCTactgttttaactttttataacAAATGTCAATGATTGTtccatatttataaaaaattGCTTCAGTTATCAGTAGATCCTTGTCTGTTTAGGAGTTAAGCTTGTAAATTTCTCATTGGGTTCCAGAGATTCAGAATATACCCTCTTGGACTACCCGACTGTCCTCAAATCTCATTCCACAGTATGCCATTGCTGTCCTTCGATCCAATCTCTGGCCTGGAGCATATGCCTTTTCCAATGGCAAGTAAGTATCTTGTCACTTACAAAGTCATTTGTAACCAAACTCAACAGCTTATATTTTGGTGAGTGTAAAATCAATGCAAGCTCTACCAGAatacaaaagaggaaaaggattttttttttttttttttttttttacccacagCAGGTAAGCAGAACATCAAAATCCATTTCAAAGCATCTCCCTGGTCAAAGGACAGGAAAATGATGGTTTTGTTCTGGGAGCCCATCTCTTCATCCAGGGCAGCACACTCATGGGTGGTCCTAGCTCTAAGTACTACAGTTCCAAGTAGATCCAACTTAAAGTCATAATCAAAGAAGGAAAGATAACAGGCACATTTTGAGGCATGTTTAGCTGAAGGTCGTAAATCACAGGGTGTAGGATTTACATCCTGGACAGGGATGACTGGTCCTGCTCAATTGCACCATAAACTTTAGATAGAAATAAAGGAGACGTGGAAAGTATATTAATAGAGGCAGTTGGCCTTGAAAGTGCTCTCCTTGCTTAGCGTCTGATGATTTTTGTAACTATTTAGGCTCTGTAAATTATGTCATCACAGCAATGTTAAGCTAAGTTCTAACCCATGGTTGGCATGTTAGGTATATAATGTATGATTTATTAAAATGACTTCTGTAATACAGTAAGGCATGAAATTCCGAACTAGAGTAATTCAGGGTTTTACCTTTTATCTTAATTATCCCATTCATCTACATTGGACATGCTTTTACATCGACTTACTAAGCTAGTGAACTAACGGAGAGTTTAAGATGCAAGTGAATTAGACATTCTTTTCGAGAGTTTTGATAAAGTTACTTACAATAGGCTG from Acomys russatus chromosome 21, mAcoRus1.1, whole genome shotgun sequence encodes the following:
- the Rsph4a gene encoding radial spoke head protein 4 homolog A, with the translated sequence MENPTSLNQEENKETEESERPWQGESESSPRDPDPPSPKYQEEEHRSETEPPPRMSPSWGRQSRASLSPGGITAEPGVSPSPPSPPPESHLTPHMTATIQDPDASSQVERSHSGTPDTGTPHSDPREPYSAARQSTHYARRTEKSALSQCQAPQSDLCGPGGASHDQSKQKGLRFDLLHEEESNSNCDPDQPEFGANEAAPSVLDVAVQNAKAYLLGTSTKSGLNLYDHLSNVLSKVLDERPTDAVDIIESISRDVKMARFNKKLDTLHNENEMLPAYEIAEKQKVLFLQGHLEGADSELEEEMAESVLPNVMESAYYFEQAGVGLGTDETYRVFLALKQLTDTHPIQRCRFWGKILGLEMNYIVAEVEFRDGEEEEEMGEEGVAEERDNEESDAGEGEEDELPKSLYKAPQAIPKEESRTGTNKYVYFVCNEPGRPWVKLPSVTPAQIVTARKIKKFFTGRLDAAIVSYPPFPGNESNYLRAQIARISAGTHVSPLGFYQFGEEEEEEEEAEVGRSSYEENPDFEGIQVIDLVESLANWVHHVQYILPQGRCHWFNPLQKNEEEEEEDEEKGEETDYIEPEVGPPLLTPLSEDLEIQNIPSWTTRLSSNLIPQYAIAVLRSNLWPGAYAFSNGKKFENFYVGWGHKYSVENYTPPGPPPVYQEYPSGPEITEMDDPSVEEEQAFRTTQEAVALSAEDDEETEDEDDDNDD